In Enterocloster clostridioformis, one genomic interval encodes:
- a CDS encoding HlyD family efflux transporter periplasmic adaptor subunit — MNVKKAAAIFLALMAALTFLSRALDSFTVIRVKTGYGKQDVIPYAIQGEGELTAGRTVYISLPENMQVEEITARPGQSVKAGDTVLTLQMEGLEEERDALTLEYKKAELTFKQEQMSFAPVPRVTEETLALQQLAAAQRALELGNQDLAKAKEDHEKASIELEHDYVQKKNRTREQVKEDNRKAMKSARRSYESAQKSRDSAVRKAEREVEDKQKKLDRLEEQGASEEELERAKLEFDRAGEDLEDIRDEEDLKVEEARAKMYAAEEDYEDVDYGERENQEDLRRAYEDALKAEDDKLEQAGRKVRDLEESLYQAMEKVENARVSDAGTAAGEAAGRGMSGLKQESMKLDMEEIQKKQRKIEELIDAKGQIKASVDGVVVDTGLQAGDRIQDGHQVRLAVGGLEMKAQIDKETAGAGLLKKGVRMQVKLAGQSKKVEAEVESVDQMAEDGKIQVTARMQEGEGRLGDLVSFAVNMESGAYPCVIPMEALREDNKGYYCLAAEPEKTILGEELKAVRIQVEVLEKSSSAAAVSGLVTKDMKLITESGKPVSEGDRVRVVEE, encoded by the coding sequence ATGAACGTGAAAAAAGCAGCGGCCATATTCCTGGCCCTTATGGCAGCTCTGACCTTTCTGTCCAGGGCCCTGGATTCATTTACCGTCATACGGGTGAAGACAGGGTATGGAAAGCAGGATGTGATACCCTACGCAATACAGGGAGAGGGAGAGCTTACTGCCGGAAGAACGGTATACATATCACTGCCGGAGAACATGCAGGTGGAGGAAATCACAGCCAGGCCCGGACAGTCTGTTAAGGCAGGAGACACGGTCCTGACCCTTCAGATGGAAGGACTTGAGGAGGAGCGGGATGCCCTGACCCTGGAGTACAAAAAGGCAGAGCTGACGTTTAAACAGGAGCAGATGTCCTTTGCTCCGGTCCCGCGGGTGACTGAGGAGACTCTGGCGCTGCAGCAGCTGGCCGCGGCCCAGAGAGCCCTGGAACTGGGAAACCAGGATTTGGCGAAGGCGAAGGAGGACCATGAGAAGGCATCCATTGAACTGGAGCACGATTATGTGCAGAAGAAGAACCGGACCAGGGAGCAGGTGAAGGAGGATAACCGCAAGGCTATGAAAAGTGCCAGAAGATCATATGAGTCGGCCCAGAAGTCCAGGGATTCTGCTGTGAGAAAGGCGGAGCGGGAAGTGGAGGATAAGCAGAAAAAACTGGACCGCCTGGAGGAGCAGGGGGCTTCCGAAGAGGAGCTGGAACGGGCTAAGCTGGAGTTTGATAGGGCCGGAGAGGATTTGGAGGACATCCGGGATGAAGAGGACCTGAAGGTAGAGGAAGCCAGGGCAAAGATGTATGCGGCCGAGGAAGACTACGAGGATGTGGATTACGGGGAAAGGGAAAACCAGGAGGACCTGCGAAGGGCGTATGAGGACGCCTTGAAGGCAGAGGATGACAAGCTGGAGCAAGCCGGAAGAAAGGTCCGGGATTTGGAGGAAAGCCTGTATCAGGCCATGGAGAAGGTGGAAAACGCAAGGGTATCGGATGCCGGTACAGCGGCAGGGGAAGCGGCCGGAAGGGGAATGTCCGGCCTGAAACAGGAGTCCATGAAACTGGACATGGAGGAGATTCAAAAAAAGCAGAGGAAGATAGAGGAATTAATAGATGCCAAAGGACAAATCAAGGCATCGGTGGATGGGGTTGTGGTGGATACCGGATTACAGGCAGGGGACCGGATCCAGGACGGTCATCAGGTCAGGCTGGCTGTGGGCGGCCTGGAGATGAAAGCACAGATTGACAAGGAGACAGCCGGGGCAGGTCTCCTGAAAAAGGGTGTCAGGATGCAGGTGAAGCTTGCGGGACAGTCAAAGAAGGTGGAAGCAGAGGTGGAATCCGTGGACCAGATGGCAGAGGACGGGAAAATCCAGGTGACAGCCAGGATGCAGGAAGGCGAGGGAAGGCTGGGAGACCTGGTATCCTTTGCCGTGAACATGGAATCCGGGGCATACCCTTGTGTAATTCCCATGGAGGCGCTGCGTGAGGATAATAAAGGATATTACTGTCTGGCGGCAGAGCCGGAAAAAACCATACTGGGAGAGGAGCTAAAAGCAGTGAGAATCCAGGTGGAGGTACTGGAAAAGAGCAGTTCCGCCGCTGCTGTGTCAGGTCTTGTGACAAAGGATATGAAGCTGATTACAGAATCCGGCAAACCAGTGAGTGAAGGAGACCGGGTCAGGGTGGTGGAAGAATGA
- a CDS encoding carbohydrate ABC transporter permease → MIKRILTNVVLILLCLFIWLPLFLMAGNALMSEGEMLERFGAVFGMGNAPIKAALIPSYPTLSPFVELLVDSPGFYVMFWNSCLQTGLVLAGQLLIALPGAWAFAHFRFPGKRALFLFYIILMMQPFQVTMVPNYLVLKQFHLLNTHLAVILPGIFSAFPVFIMTKFFASIPTPLIEAARLDGASDFSIFLKVGIPVGRPGIISMLVLGFLEYWNAIEQPMTFLKEQRLWPLSLYLPDITADKAGAAWSASVIMMMLPVLLFIMGQETLEQGIAASGIKE, encoded by the coding sequence ATGATAAAACGTATTTTGACAAATGTAGTCCTAATTTTGCTGTGCCTTTTTATATGGCTTCCCCTTTTTCTCATGGCGGGCAACGCGCTGATGTCTGAAGGGGAGATGCTTGAACGTTTCGGCGCTGTCTTTGGCATGGGAAACGCCCCCATAAAGGCAGCCCTTATTCCCTCCTATCCAACGCTAAGCCCCTTTGTGGAGCTGCTTGTGGATTCTCCGGGGTTTTATGTGATGTTCTGGAATTCCTGCCTGCAGACCGGGCTGGTGTTAGCAGGGCAGCTGCTTATAGCGCTTCCGGGAGCCTGGGCCTTTGCCCACTTCCGTTTTCCCGGAAAAAGGGCATTGTTTCTTTTCTATATCATTCTGATGATGCAGCCTTTTCAGGTGACCATGGTCCCAAATTATCTGGTCCTTAAGCAGTTCCATCTTTTAAATACCCATCTGGCGGTCATTCTGCCGGGAATCTTTTCCGCATTTCCGGTCTTTATCATGACAAAATTCTTTGCATCCATCCCAACGCCTCTCATAGAAGCGGCAAGGCTGGACGGAGCCAGTGACTTTTCTATATTTTTGAAGGTGGGTATACCAGTGGGACGGCCGGGAATCATTTCCATGCTGGTGCTGGGATTCCTGGAATACTGGAATGCCATTGAACAGCCCATGACATTTTTAAAGGAGCAGAGACTTTGGCCGCTGTCCCTTTATCTGCCGGACATTACGGCTGATAAGGCAGGCGCTGCCTGGTCTGCCTCGGTCATCATGATGATGCTTCCTGTCCTTCTGTTCATCATGGGCCAGGAGACACTGGAGCAGGGGATTGCCGCATCAGGAATCAAGGAGTGA
- a CDS encoding carbohydrate ABC transporter permease, translating into MRRTRQCCIFQSRKGIKKYFGNRFGIQLRNMRPWLFLAPSLAGTAIFVLIPFVNVVVRSFFQAVGGQFVGMENFIQVFHSQAFRLAVKNTLHFILVCIPVLMAFSLWAAVLVTAAADSRNLYKTTLLLPMAIPVASVVLLWKLLLYPQGLLDQLAVWAGGREQDWLNQGSAFYILVLTYIWKNTGYDMMLWLAGLDGIPKELFEAAKVDGAGSWQSFFHVALPGLKSTAFLVLVLSVVNSFKVFREAYLISGDYPHESIYMLQHLFNHWFVSLDIQKMSAASVMVETSILIPVLLWTWKRKKR; encoded by the coding sequence ATGCGCAGAACAAGGCAATGCTGTATTTTTCAGAGTAGAAAAGGCATAAAAAAATATTTTGGGAACCGGTTTGGCATCCAGCTCAGGAATATGAGGCCATGGCTGTTCCTGGCCCCAAGTCTGGCGGGGACAGCCATATTTGTGCTCATACCCTTTGTGAATGTGGTGGTCCGCTCCTTTTTCCAGGCAGTGGGCGGGCAGTTTGTGGGCATGGAGAATTTCATACAGGTCTTTCACAGCCAGGCATTCCGGCTGGCTGTGAAGAATACCCTGCATTTTATCCTGGTGTGCATCCCTGTGCTGATGGCCTTTTCACTGTGGGCAGCGGTGCTTGTGACAGCGGCCGCGGACAGCCGGAACCTGTATAAGACAACGCTCCTGCTGCCCATGGCCATACCGGTGGCCTCCGTTGTGCTGCTGTGGAAGCTGCTGCTTTATCCTCAGGGGCTCCTTGACCAGCTGGCGGTATGGGCAGGCGGGAGGGAACAGGACTGGCTGAATCAGGGAAGTGCCTTTTATATCCTGGTGCTGACCTATATATGGAAAAACACAGGCTACGACATGATGCTCTGGCTGGCCGGACTGGACGGAATACCAAAAGAGCTTTTCGAGGCAGCAAAGGTGGACGGAGCCGGTTCCTGGCAGAGCTTTTTCCATGTGGCTCTGCCGGGGCTTAAGAGCACGGCCTTTCTGGTGCTGGTGCTGTCTGTCGTCAATTCCTTTAAGGTGTTCAGGGAGGCATACCTTATATCAGGGGATTATCCCCATGAGAGTATCTACATGCTCCAGCACCTGTTCAACCATTGGTTTGTATCCCTGGACATTCAGAAGATGAGCGCGGCATCCGTGATGGTGGAGACATCCATTTTGATTCCGGTGCTGCTATGGACCTGGAAGAGGAAAAAGAGATGA
- a CDS encoding extracellular solute-binding protein, translating into MKKKLMSLCLAVSILAGCLWGCANPSGTAGGSTSEQQTESKRQEEKQQQEGPRGRYAESSIGIPLEEGETAADIIQTEDQVLELYTIKDKKASRYIWTGEKWEKQDNSLLEGLEFPYGTLHMIWGEDGIRYVLYQSGDDYKTFMMKLTEGQEPLMLLDQVFSAKNEREYYDVRPDFAAVSEEGLIFLSHSGVTDVYTPEGDLVLTLPQKWSSMEWKGSGLLMGNRYITNGDSSYISYDISGMSASAKEEIPFQSPDFDMWAPMASDGSGGIYIANPRGIHHMNQGGSLWETVADGTLNSLSLPSANLRKLFVGNQNDFYVWMTQDDKEELKHYTYDPQMPSVPTQTLTVYGLNLEETDTIRQAASMFQLEHPDVRVELIDGQTSAGSTTVSDTIRALNTELLGGNGADLLVLDGLPAESYIKKGILEDMKEYLSPMIASGELMEQVSKPYTEESGSIYQIPTRMTLLAAYGDSQAVASLVSMEAMRAYQKDSSNLPLRPKTNYESLLRQILMLKYDEIVDMRTGKPYPDKIKELLETVKVLGEANGAKPAFDESEDGGRGNVYNLIPGTDGLMTSEYNCVDQGMSAIAIDKIGGMYDVLLPLAVQRKHGFTMENVNASYLPAGTMGINQACRNKEMAREFILFVLGRDVQSKDLSDGLPVNALAARDWVERENTSGTSIAVSGADGYELTGSWPTKEERLLVFDTAARADHPIRMDRVLTDIIINETKGFFEGKLSLEQAAQNAQNKAMLYFSE; encoded by the coding sequence ATGAAAAAGAAACTTATGAGCCTGTGTCTGGCTGTCAGCATACTGGCAGGATGCCTGTGGGGATGCGCTAACCCGTCCGGTACAGCAGGCGGCAGCACAAGTGAACAGCAGACGGAATCAAAGAGACAGGAGGAAAAGCAGCAGCAGGAGGGCCCAAGGGGAAGATACGCGGAGAGCAGTATAGGCATTCCCCTGGAAGAAGGGGAGACAGCCGCCGATATCATCCAGACAGAGGACCAGGTCCTGGAGCTGTATACGATCAAGGACAAAAAAGCTTCCAGATACATATGGACGGGTGAAAAATGGGAGAAACAGGACAACAGCCTGCTGGAGGGACTGGAGTTTCCTTACGGGACCCTGCACATGATATGGGGGGAGGATGGAATCCGGTATGTGCTGTACCAGAGCGGGGATGATTATAAGACATTCATGATGAAACTGACAGAGGGGCAGGAGCCTCTGATGCTTCTGGACCAGGTCTTTTCCGCCAAAAATGAACGGGAATATTACGATGTGAGGCCTGACTTTGCGGCGGTGTCGGAGGAGGGACTTATTTTCCTGTCCCACAGCGGGGTGACGGACGTGTACACGCCTGAGGGCGACCTGGTTCTTACCCTGCCCCAGAAGTGGAGTTCCATGGAATGGAAGGGCTCGGGCCTGCTCATGGGGAACAGATATATCACGAACGGCGACAGCTCCTATATCAGCTACGATATATCCGGCATGTCAGCGTCCGCCAAAGAGGAGATACCATTCCAGTCACCGGATTTTGACATGTGGGCTCCCATGGCATCTGACGGAAGCGGGGGAATATACATTGCCAATCCCCGGGGAATCCACCATATGAATCAGGGGGGAAGCCTGTGGGAGACCGTGGCTGACGGCACCCTTAATTCCCTGAGCCTTCCAAGCGCTAATCTCAGGAAGCTGTTTGTGGGAAACCAGAATGACTTTTATGTCTGGATGACCCAGGATGATAAGGAAGAACTGAAACATTATACATATGACCCGCAGATGCCTTCCGTGCCCACCCAGACCCTGACTGTATACGGGCTGAATCTGGAAGAGACAGATACCATTCGCCAGGCAGCTTCCATGTTCCAGCTGGAACACCCGGATGTCAGGGTGGAATTGATTGACGGCCAGACCTCGGCAGGCAGCACCACGGTATCCGACACCATAAGGGCCCTGAATACAGAGCTTTTAGGCGGAAATGGGGCGGACCTGCTGGTTCTGGACGGTCTCCCGGCGGAGTCCTATATAAAAAAGGGGATTCTTGAGGACATGAAGGAATACTTAAGTCCCATGATAGCTTCGGGAGAGCTGATGGAGCAGGTGTCAAAGCCTTATACAGAGGAAAGCGGGAGTATTTACCAGATTCCCACCAGGATGACGCTGCTGGCTGCCTATGGGGACAGCCAGGCCGTAGCCAGCCTTGTGTCCATGGAAGCCATGAGAGCCTACCAGAAGGATTCGTCCAATCTTCCCCTGCGGCCCAAGACAAATTATGAGAGTCTGCTGCGTCAGATTCTGATGCTGAAATACGATGAAATCGTGGATATGCGCACGGGAAAGCCGTATCCGGATAAAATTAAGGAACTGTTGGAGACCGTGAAGGTCCTGGGTGAGGCAAACGGTGCCAAGCCTGCCTTTGACGAGTCTGAGGATGGTGGACGGGGCAATGTCTACAACCTTATTCCGGGAACGGATGGACTGATGACAAGCGAATACAACTGTGTGGACCAGGGTATGAGTGCCATTGCAATCGACAAGATTGGAGGCATGTACGATGTCCTGCTGCCTCTGGCAGTACAGAGAAAGCACGGATTCACTATGGAAAATGTAAATGCATCCTACCTGCCGGCAGGTACCATGGGAATCAACCAGGCCTGCCGGAACAAGGAGATGGCAAGGGAATTCATTCTCTTTGTGCTGGGACGTGATGTCCAGTCAAAGGACCTTTCAGACGGCCTTCCGGTCAATGCCCTGGCAGCCCGTGACTGGGTGGAGCGGGAAAATACAAGCGGTACATCCATTGCTGTCAGCGGAGCTGACGGTTACGAGCTGACAGGCAGCTGGCCCACAAAGGAAGAACGCCTGCTGGTATTTGATACCGCAGCCAGGGCGGATCATCCCATTCGGATGGACCGGGTTTTGACGGATATTATCATCAATGAGACAAAAGGATTTTTTGAGGGGAAACTGTCCCTGGAACAGGCAGCTCAGAATGCGCAGAACAAGGCAATGCTGTATTTTTCAGAGTAG
- a CDS encoding response regulator transcription factor, whose translation MRILLVEDDKELCDAIKLQLERAGYETDCCGQGQEAFYYAAEYPYDVIILDRMLPQMDGLSVLGGLRRMNIATPVIITTALDGINDRIDGLDAGADDYLVKPYAAEELLARIRALTRRPGNFKQSPAAACSNISLDPEKRELTGPQGTLQLSKRESALMEYLIRNAGQVLPRGLILSYIWGPDSDVEEGNLDNYIYFLRRRLKSIGALPQIKTVHGIGYRLENGGTHD comes from the coding sequence ATGCGGATTTTATTGGTTGAAGATGATAAGGAATTATGTGACGCCATAAAGCTCCAGTTAGAGCGGGCGGGATACGAGACTGACTGCTGCGGCCAGGGGCAGGAAGCCTTTTATTATGCGGCTGAATACCCCTACGATGTAATCATACTGGACCGGATGCTTCCCCAAATGGACGGACTCAGCGTCCTGGGCGGCTTAAGGAGAATGAATATTGCCACGCCGGTCATCATCACCACTGCCCTGGACGGCATCAACGACAGGATTGACGGCCTGGACGCGGGCGCCGACGATTATCTGGTGAAGCCCTATGCCGCGGAGGAACTGCTTGCCAGAATCCGGGCCCTAACCAGGCGGCCGGGTAATTTTAAGCAGAGTCCCGCGGCCGCCTGCTCCAACATCAGCCTGGACCCGGAGAAAAGGGAGCTCACAGGTCCCCAGGGAACCCTGCAGCTGAGCAAACGTGAATCCGCCCTGATGGAATACCTGATTCGCAACGCAGGCCAGGTCCTTCCCAGAGGGCTGATTCTGTCTTACATATGGGGTCCCGACTCCGATGTGGAGGAGGGGAATCTGGACAACTATATCTATTTTCTGAGGCGGCGCCTCAAATCCATAGGAGCCCTGCCCCAGATTAAGACGGTCCACGGAATCGGATACCGCCTGGAAAACGGAGGGACCCATGATTAA
- a CDS encoding sensor histidine kinase codes for MIKRLRRQLTALFTITTGLILTLVVIGILVISAREFNKKNLVSFQNQILNITSRLQSGTTISCTWLSRLESDNRLIIHIEDNGKPLLYRGSWTPASGRDTLIMLAREAAMSERIDPSSRPVSSSLLRSSVFTVTGDCNDTYLGSVLVLPTRTGFQSLTLLAYKDPMGFGLYRQGILFFLLNLAGIAALMSVSWVLVGKSLKPLAESQKQQNEFIAAASHELRAPLAVIRSSICAARTAPDQREKFMDNMDRECSRMSCLVGDMLLLASADTGHWSLRTSSLDMDTLLISIYERFEPLYQDKGVCLKLDLPETSLPRVCGDENRLEQIFAVLLDNALRYTPRGRSVSLAASVQTDKHLLSRGRSMVCLTVSDQGCGMDDETKKHIFNRFYRGDSARSHKQNYGLGLSIAKELVQLHRGTISVSDSPDGGACFLVRLPAEPESHASGR; via the coding sequence ATGATTAAACGGCTCCGGCGGCAGCTCACCGCCCTTTTTACCATTACCACCGGACTGATTCTGACCCTGGTGGTTATCGGCATCCTGGTCATAAGCGCCAGGGAATTCAACAAAAAAAACCTGGTTTCCTTTCAAAACCAAATCCTTAACATCACCTCCCGGCTCCAGTCCGGCACCACTATCAGCTGCACCTGGCTGTCCAGGCTGGAGAGCGATAACCGCCTGATTATACATATCGAGGACAACGGCAAGCCTCTCCTTTACCGCGGTTCCTGGACTCCGGCCAGCGGTCGGGACACTTTAATCATGCTGGCCAGGGAAGCCGCCATGTCCGAGCGCATTGACCCGTCATCAAGGCCGGTATCCTCATCCCTGCTCAGGAGCTCTGTATTTACGGTGACTGGGGACTGCAATGACACCTATCTGGGCAGCGTGCTTGTCCTTCCCACACGGACAGGCTTTCAGAGCCTGACACTGCTTGCCTACAAGGACCCCATGGGATTCGGCCTGTACCGGCAGGGTATCCTGTTCTTTCTTCTCAATCTGGCCGGCATCGCCGCGCTGATGTCCGTCAGCTGGGTATTGGTGGGAAAGTCCTTAAAACCATTGGCGGAAAGCCAGAAACAACAGAATGAATTCATAGCGGCAGCATCCCATGAGCTGAGGGCTCCCCTTGCGGTCATCCGCTCCAGCATATGCGCTGCACGGACAGCCCCTGACCAAAGGGAGAAATTCATGGATAATATGGACCGGGAGTGTTCCCGCATGTCCTGTCTGGTGGGCGACATGCTGCTTCTGGCCTCAGCCGACACCGGACACTGGAGCCTCAGGACCTCCTCCCTGGACATGGATACCCTTCTAATCAGTATCTACGAGCGGTTTGAGCCGCTGTACCAGGACAAAGGAGTCTGCCTGAAGCTGGACCTGCCCGAAACCTCCCTGCCCAGGGTATGCGGCGATGAAAACCGCCTGGAACAGATTTTTGCCGTCCTCCTGGACAATGCCCTGCGCTATACGCCAAGAGGCCGCAGTGTCAGTCTGGCCGCATCCGTACAGACGGATAAGCATCTGCTCTCCCGCGGCCGGAGCATGGTCTGCCTCACCGTATCAGACCAGGGCTGCGGCATGGACGACGAGACAAAGAAACATATATTTAACCGGTTCTACCGGGGAGACAGCGCCAGAAGCCACAAGCAGAATTACGGGCTGGGGCTCAGTATTGCAAAGGAACTGGTACAGCTCCACAGAGGCACCATAAGCGTATCGGATTCACCGGACGGAGGCGCCTGTTTCCTGGTCCGCCTGCCTGCCGAACCTGAGTCTCATGCATCCGGCAGGTAA
- a CDS encoding alpha-amylase family protein: protein MKRDKIYKGRLDKHMDELKWLYMELYNSQDMFDGLLEGMEGFYVERTERLRTLDASREEEPCWYRKSSMLGMMMYADHFAGSLKGVEGKLDYIEQCHVNYLHLMPLLDTPRGRSDGGYAVSDFRKVREDLGTMEDLEQLARDCHDRGISLCLDFVMNHTSEEHEWARRARAGEKEYQDRYFFFDSWTVPSMFEETVPQVFPTTAPGNFTYLPETGQHVMTTFYPYQWDLNYRNPVVFNEMMFNFLYLANRGVDVLRIDAVPYIWKELGTDCRNLPRVHTIVRMMRMIGEIVCPGILLLGEVVMEPEKVAPYFGTVEKPECHMLYNVTTMAAIWNTAATKDVRLLKSQMETVSSLPSTCTFLNYLRCHDDIGWGLDYPLLEKWGMRQVPHKKFLNDFFTGRIPESFSRGVLYNDDPVTGDARFCGTTASMCGVEKAGFCHDRQAMEEAVRLDTMLHAFMLFQSGIPVLYSGDEVAQVNDYTYKDNPEKAPDSRYIHRGDFQWELAERINEPETVQNRIFHNLEQLEAIRAGEPLLDAGCPFRTLETWDNSVLGMVRQGGRDGKLIGLFNFSGERRIAWIDERDGMYGDMVTGDLMEASGVSLPGYGFLWMKRQCG, encoded by the coding sequence ATGAAGCGCGATAAAATCTACAAAGGACGCCTGGATAAGCATATGGATGAACTGAAGTGGCTGTATATGGAGCTCTACAACAGCCAGGATATGTTTGACGGGCTGTTGGAGGGAATGGAGGGGTTTTACGTGGAGCGCACAGAACGGCTCAGAACTCTGGATGCTTCCAGGGAAGAGGAACCGTGCTGGTACAGAAAGAGCTCTATGCTGGGCATGATGATGTACGCGGATCATTTCGCGGGCAGCCTGAAAGGCGTGGAAGGAAAGCTGGATTATATTGAGCAGTGCCATGTGAATTATCTCCACCTTATGCCTCTCTTAGATACCCCCAGGGGACGCTCGGACGGTGGATATGCCGTATCTGACTTCAGAAAGGTGAGGGAGGATTTGGGAACCATGGAGGACCTGGAACAGCTGGCCCGTGACTGCCACGATAGAGGAATCAGCCTTTGCCTGGATTTTGTGATGAACCATACGTCGGAGGAGCATGAGTGGGCGAGAAGGGCAAGGGCAGGGGAGAAGGAATACCAGGACAGATACTTTTTCTTTGACAGCTGGACGGTTCCCTCCATGTTTGAGGAGACAGTGCCTCAGGTATTTCCCACCACGGCGCCGGGAAACTTCACCTATCTGCCGGAAACAGGACAGCATGTGATGACCACCTTTTATCCCTATCAATGGGACCTGAATTACAGAAATCCCGTTGTCTTTAATGAGATGATGTTCAATTTCCTCTACCTGGCAAACCGCGGGGTGGATGTACTGAGGATTGATGCGGTTCCCTACATATGGAAGGAATTGGGGACGGACTGCCGCAATCTTCCCAGGGTCCACACCATTGTCAGGATGATGCGCATGATTGGAGAAATCGTGTGTCCCGGTATCCTGCTGCTGGGGGAAGTGGTCATGGAACCGGAGAAGGTGGCACCCTATTTTGGAACCGTGGAAAAGCCGGAATGCCATATGCTATACAATGTGACCACCATGGCAGCCATCTGGAATACGGCAGCCACAAAGGATGTAAGACTCTTAAAGAGCCAGATGGAGACGGTCAGTTCCCTGCCATCCACCTGCACCTTCCTCAATTATCTGCGGTGTCACGATGATATAGGCTGGGGACTGGATTACCCTCTTTTGGAGAAGTGGGGGATGAGACAGGTTCCCCATAAGAAATTTCTGAATGATTTCTTTACAGGCAGGATACCGGAGAGCTTCAGCCGGGGCGTCCTGTACAATGACGACCCGGTCACAGGCGACGCCCGGTTCTGCGGAACCACGGCCTCCATGTGCGGTGTGGAAAAGGCGGGATTCTGCCATGACAGGCAGGCCATGGAGGAGGCTGTCAGGCTGGATACCATGCTCCACGCATTCATGCTGTTTCAGTCGGGCATCCCTGTGCTGTACAGCGGGGACGAGGTGGCCCAGGTCAATGATTATACCTATAAGGACAATCCTGAAAAAGCGCCGGATTCCCGGTATATACACAGGGGAGATTTTCAGTGGGAACTGGCGGAACGGATAAATGAACCGGAAACAGTCCAGAATCGTATTTTCCATAATCTGGAACAGCTGGAGGCCATACGGGCCGGGGAACCCTTATTGGATGCCGGGTGTCCCTTCCGCACATTGGAGACTTGGGATAACTCTGTTCTGGGTATGGTAAGGCAGGGCGGCAGGGACGGAAAACTCATCGGTCTATTTAATTTCAGCGGAGAACGCCGCATTGCGTGGATTGATGAAAGGGACGGCATGTATGGGGATATGGTTACAGGAGACCTCATGGAAGCATCCGGCGTCAGTCTGCCTGGTTACGGATTTCTGTGGATGAAGCGTCAGTGCGGATGA